In Equus quagga isolate Etosha38 unplaced genomic scaffold, UCLA_HA_Equagga_1.0 HiC_scaffold_7259_RagTag, whole genome shotgun sequence, the sequence TAGAAGAAAGAGGTAACATGTCAAGATTGTGCAACTGGCAGGAGTTCCTGATAACAAAAGCTTAGCCTGTAAACATCAGTCAGCAGAAAGGGAATTCCAAAAATACACTGCAGACACAGTACATGTCCAAGACCTTACAATGCTAATTTGCAGTTGGAAACCAAAAGACCCACCGGCTGGGATTTCAGAGTTACATGATACTTTATACcttatttttcagagaatttaaGGAAGTAGAAATCAACTTCATAATACATACAAGATTAGgatataaactttgttttttgcaGTATCTAGACCTCGTTATTAGATCTCTCTTTTGAgctggtgtaggggaggaagacaattcctctgcccctgaggtccttctggctggtctaagaattaaatcgaCATGAGATGGAGCAacacaacaaaagcaaacaaagctTTCTAACACGCATGTGTggcagaaacccaggaaagctgagtaactcaccagaatggccagaTCCttccaccttaaataccatcttctgctaaaggcaaaggaggatgttaggggtagtggtttgagacttcaaaggggaggaaggcaattcatatggaaatggaacagcaaatgtttggtagataagaatgggcttagccaGAACCCTCACAGTCTACCAATACGCAGAGTTATCTATAGTGATGGCAGTAATCTTGGTAAAGTGACCCAGTAACTACTTATATTAGATACACCTGCTTAGAACATTTACTCACTAAACCTGGGAACCCCATTTAACAGTGGCTCCAGGAGATCATCTCTCCAAACACCAGCAGCACAAGGCCTGGGAAGGTTAGCTATACTCTATAATTGTGTGAAGGTACCAAGTTCTTACCGGACTCTCCAGAAATTCAGTGTGAACAGAACTCAGGTGCCTTGACATCCGCCATTAAACACTCAGGGCTCCGAGTGACTCAAATGCAGTAAATGACAATGGTACTTCTCTCTATGACTTTGCTTTAATTTCCACCCATCCCTTCCTGAGGTTCCAGAGCTTTGTTCCCCAGTCACTGCNNNNNNNNNNNNNNNNNNNNNNNNNNNNNNNNNNNNNNNNNNNNNNNNNNNNNNNNNNNNNNNNNNNNNNNNNNNNNNNNNNNNNNNNNNNNNNNNNNNNCACCCATCCCTTCCTGAGGTTCCAGAGCTTTGTTCCCCAGTCACTGCCCAGACCCTGGCCAGGCTTACCTCAAGCTTCTGAATCTTCTCATCCCGCTCTCTCAGTTCATTTCTCATCCTCTCTTCCATTTCAGCTTGGAGTTGCTTGAGGACTCTTTCTTGATTGTCCAATTTTTGCTGCAGCTCTTTACACTTTTGCTCAAGAAGCTCCTTTTCCCTCTCAGCTTCCTCTCTTTTGGCCCGCTCTTCTGCTCCAGGAAGATTTTAGACAGCAAAGAGAACAACAGTCAGGCCTGAGAGCTCCAACCCGCATCCCCCAACCCTCCACTTTCTCAGAGGTCAAACTCTCTTGAAAAGGCAGATGCAAATGTCTGAAGTCACCTGGTGACCACCCATCAACAGCAGGTCTGAGAATGTGAGAGGAAAGGCCCTGGCTGCCTGTGCTGGATGCACAACCACAACTTGCCTTCCtttcagacagagcagagtgTGTTCACACAAAGAGAGGAAGCTCCTTGCTTCTGGAAGGTCTTCCTGTCAAGAGCTCTCAGATGGCATTGCAGGAACCTACCCACCCCACTGTGAGCTGAGCCCTCCCCATACCTGCTAACCGCTCTTCGGCATAACTGGGGAGCTTGTCTTTCCTCAGGAAGCacacctctgcttcctccttcatCTTCAATAAGTCCTGGAGGACACAGGAGGCAAAACACATCAGGCAGATCAAACCTGAACTTCCATTGAAACATTCTGAAAAAAGATCCATCCTGATTAACATTCCCTGGTTGCTTCCCACTGCCTACGAGTAAAGTTTTCAAGCTCCTGCCtacctccctccccttccagcctcctctgccAGTGCTGTTCCCACCACCCATGCTCTGTGCCACCAGTCAGAAGAGCGTGTAATTTTACAAACACTTAATCTTAGGCGCTTTCATATTTTTCACGTGCTGTTTTTCTGCTTGCTGCTCCTCCTGTAACATACCACCCTGGATAATGTGTTCCAATCATTCCAAATTACCTCTCACTCCTCTGCCGGGAAGATTTCCTAGATCACCTTTCCCATGGGAAACCATTGTATGTTTCCATTTGTACATTTGTATCACTGGTACATTTTAAATGCATGAAATTTATGGTGTGTGAACTACATCTCaataaaagtgttaaaagaaacTTGAATTACTAACACCTCAGAGAAAAAATACTCTATTTAAGACTGTTGATAAGTTTCTTAACTCCCTGGGCCTTCCTTGTGAAGTTTTGGGTTGTATTATATAATTTGCAGCTGTAGTGTCCTGTGATTCTATCCACAGGTTATCATTAACAGTAATACGACCAAAAGCGAAATAAAGAGAAGCTTCCCAGAGAAACTTGAGTTGCTACGAATGAGAGAGAGTGCACAGAAAAAGCAACCAGCTCAGAATAACTTGTGTTCCAAGCACATAGGGAGACTTTGCGAGTATTCAGTCAAGGAGGACATCAGAGTGTCTGTTCTGACTTTGCTTCAGAGGTTAGCCAGATTTCCAGATAAAGTGCCTGAGtttggaggaaaggaagataaaatagtGTAATACAGTCATTTGGAACTCTCTTACTCAGAAGAATTAGGATCCTTCTACTATGAATAGTAAAGAATCTATGGCCAATAAGGCGGCCTCTACATCAAAGACTTAACACGAAGAATCAAGTATCAAGACAAATTACCGTGTACATATTCCTTAACTCCAGCTTGTCAAATTGGAAGGAGCGCTCCATGAAGCCTTTCTCGTGGCCCATGATTGGCTGAATTCGGACCATTTTTGTGGGAACTTCTCTCAGCAGAGCTGTTGAATTCTCAGGCTAGGACAGAGGTGTCACCACGTCCTCCAAACAAGGACTCACACCACTGTTGAAGGCATCCACCAAGGTCACCACCGGAATCTCCAGCCCTTAATGCAACAGAACATTTAGGGGATCAATGAGATTCAAAATTAGAAACtacaattagaaaatgatttttaagaaacctTACGCAGCATGAAACTCCGTAAATCCCATCGCCTCCTACTAAATTAGTGATTTCCTTCCTAGTCATTCTTTCTTCTACGGTTCTCCAGGTCACTGCACTTAAAAAAGTTAAGTATCTTCCTTCAGCTGACATGCTCTGGtatattctggaaaaagaattTCCCAGcaaagcataataaaaataacataggcaatcatacaactcaataacccAAAAAACAatgaatccaattaaaaaatgggctgaggGACTAAATGGCTGTTGCCGCAGCCGCAGAGGCCAAGGAgtgacaggtaccgccaaggccACTCGGTTGTTGAAGCAATCAAAGTTTACTGATGAAGGGACACAGAAcgaggagcagggataaaggggaacaacaaatcggtaCTTTCAACATCTACAAGAGTTTATACGGCGGGTGGCAGGGCCGATTGTCCGGGTCTGAGGCGAagcgtcctttcctcagtgagacttGCAATTGTTctatgcctgtgactcccttttatcctaaggtttctctagcttctgactcagggtttcagacatttggatactttgagttatttcttcttgttcccacggatggggtgcttctatcttttttgttccctcggatgggatgtttctaaagtcctgtCAGGTGCCTgtcggggtggccagcccagacaaggaacatgacacaggacatattctttgtaacttgtgccttagagtcagggccgaagtggccatctttgaccccaagcccagacacattcctttgtgcagggcccaggcccagtgtccttggaaggcggggaggtcaatgaactctgtacaatGGCCGTTTTTCCCAGTAAGATATCCAAattgccaacaggtacatgaaaagatgctcaacgtcactaatcatccgAGAGATGTCAATCcaaaccacaatgtgatatcaccttacacctattgaGGTGGCtgttatcaagaagacaagagataagtgttggtgaagagGTGGGGATAAAGGAAGCCTTGTGCACTTTTGGGGGGGAATGTCAATACGTTCTGCCACTGTGGAAAGCGCTATGGAGCTtcctcacaaaactgaaaatagagaaacaatatgatcaagcaattccacctctggatatgtccaaagaaaatgaaaataggatacTGAGGAGACAGATGCAATCCCAtgtcattgcagcgttattcacaacagccaagatgtggaaacaacctaagtgtctgtcagtggatgaaagcacaaagaagatgtggtgcataCATACgatggaatcttattcagccatgagaaagaaggaaatgctgccaTTTGCCACAGCATTcctggaccttgagggcattatgctaattgaGATAAGtcagaaaaatactgtatgacatcacttatatgtggaatctaaaaaaagctgaactcataaaacacagagtagaatggtggttaccagaagctgggggtgggggagttagGGTATGTGGTGCAAGGTTACAAACTTGTAACTAGTAGGTAAATAAGTCCCGGAGATCTAATGCTCAGTAAAGTGATGATagacaacaatactgtattataaacttaaAGTTGCTAACAGACCAAATCTTAATGTCACCACCACCAAATAATGATAATCACATGACATGATGGAGATGTTAGCTAATGctgtggtggtaatcatattgcaacataaaaatgtatcaaatcagCGCGTTttatgccttaaacttacacaatgttagaagtcaattatatctcaagaaaaataaatttaaaaataaataaaaataataaaatagataagagGTCACCAAGTGAGGCAAgctttatatatatgaataaatatataaatataaatatagatatgtttATCTATGCTTTGGGTGCTCACTGAGAAGAGCACTTATCATACAGGATGTCTCCTTGGACGCAGTGATAACTTGCAAACCCAGAAGAGTCTCACAGTAGAATAAGATCACAAAGTCATTCTCTGGCCTCAGACTTATCCAAAGCACACATATGTCACCACTTCTGTACTTTTCTGTGGCACGAAATGCAGGCTAGTGTTGGCCGTCTTCAGGCTGCTGCCTTCATTATTCCCCCACTATTTGATGAAGCTAGGGATGAGATACAGGGTATCACCAGTCCCAATGTTTTACttccataaaataataatattcaagTATGCATCAAGAGTACAAAATTTGCTAGCTCCCCTGTGTGTGCTTCCATCCCTGTCCTCAGTGATACTTACGAGACCCTGCAAAGTAGGCTTATTGTACCCGCTTTGCAAATGAGATCAATGGGGCTCAGAAAGTCCAAGGGATTTGCCCAAAGCACATAGTGAATAAGTGGTAGACCCTGGATTTCAAATCTGGAAGGTCTGCGTTAGTGTTCTATGCTTTGCACGCAATTACCAGGCAAAATAATCTTTCCCCAAAACAAGGATTACCCCATACTCCTTGATCAGTAACTTCCAGGGCATTTCTACGGACTCTCCTAtcccaaaaatatttcttctaatatatTACTACGACCTGATGGGCCCCTCCTTTTTCTTCAGACTCCAGCCCTCACCCCATAGACACTCAGCGTTTTGCAGACCTGGCTGTCTCCTAGCACAGCTAGTGCTTCCCCAGGGGCTCCAGTTCACCTCAGGTTTATGAGACATATCCTTCTCCTTATTTCATTGCTTGTTATCCAGTCCTATTTATTATGGCCTTTTGCTTATTCCAACACAtctcttgagcacctactatgcaccacAAACTGTGCTTGTGAtcccagccctgatatcagttcccctacattgaacccagcatatatggggctgaaaccaaaagcactcatccccttCTCCTGCTTCCCTAAGTTACATTCATATGTAAAGATcgtttttttaaacctttgtatCCCTGAACTTCACAaggcaaatag encodes:
- the LOC124232537 gene encoding guanylate-binding protein 4-like, producing the protein MVRIQPIMGHEKGFMERSFQFDKLELRNMYTDLLKMKEEAEVCFLRKDKLPSYAEERLAEERAKREEAEREKELLEQKCKELQQKLDNQERVLKQLQAEMEERMRNELRERDEKIQKLE